From the genome of Triticum aestivum cultivar Chinese Spring chromosome 1A, IWGSC CS RefSeq v2.1, whole genome shotgun sequence:
TGGTTGATCCAGTTGCTATTCCTTTGGATTTCATCCAACAATGGGTTTGCCTCTGTCATTTGATACAACACGCACATGCGTCCGGACTAGACAATGACGTGATCAAGAAATTGCAAAACATTAAGGAAATCAATGAAATGACCAAGAGTAACAAGGAGCAAAACTTACGATCTCTTCAAGTGACGCGCCCCTTGGCGACCTTTTTGGCACTCGTGCATACAAACCGCAATACTTTGTTGACGGCATTTTGAATGGCATACCATATGGATGGAGTAGTGACCTCACACCATGATCATGGACCACTTCCATgttttaggggggggggggagggggggcgtaGTTCTTGTGCCCATTGAACAAAACATGCACACTTTTGCCAAAATGCCACATTATGCTTCATGGCTTGAAAATCCACACTTGTGCCAACCATGCCTCACACAACAATCCACCCTCCTTCACCAAGTATGCAACAATCATGTTTCCTTGATAGTCAACAACGACAATGTCAAAAGTTTTTTTAGAGAAGTCAAAATATTCCGTTTGGCATTTGGCCGAACACATGCTGGCCGTGGCCTCTGCCATGGATGGCAGCGACAGGGGCAGATGGCACCTGGGTGCTAGCGGGATCCTAGGTGGAATGGCGACGACACAGTCCAAGGCGGGCAGGAGTCTGGCTGGAGCAACAGAGGTCCGACAGGGCCTCGATGGTGTCCGAGATGGTATTGCGGCGGTGGCGGTCTCCAAGGGTGAGGATACACAGCACAGGGGAAGGGAGGGAGTGGGGGGGAAGGCTCTGGGTGGGCGGTGGGGTGTTTTggtcgggcggcgttgtgggagtCTGACGTGGCGGATGTCCGGACTCCTCAAAACCTCCCCTAGGTTTGATTTTGGACATTCAGACCGGTCCGAACAAATTTGGTAACCGTTGTTGGATTGGCGAAAAATATCCAAACATTTGTGAGCGGTTTGATGATCCGCGTCAGAGTTGCCCTAATGCTAGTGAACTCTCTTTTGcaaggaaaaaaaaaagaagagaagatggTATACTCCCACCAACCCGCACCGAAGTAAGCAGCTCATGTTGATTAGCTACTATACGTACCACCAGATGATGCCGCTCATGCATATGGCTGCTCGCATAATCTTAGGATGAGCCAACCGAAAGCAAGCATGAATGCCATTCCTAACTCCCCTCCCTAGCTACCCAATCAAGTGATCAACCACACCACCTCCCATCACCGGCTCAACTGTACCGCAACATTTCTCCAAAAGATAATTTTCCTGGGTGCATGCATTTGAACCATGAACCCATGATGCATATATACTTGCAAAGGAACTTGCTACGACAAGGTACCCCGAATACAGTCTACTCCACCAATGTCCGAGGCCCATGATGAGTTTCTTCAGGTACCGATCATGTCCTCGGAGGGTCCGGTGATGATACAGTTCGTGTCCAACCCCAGCATCGCCGGCAGCAGCGACGCGCTGTCGGCGTCGCTCAGCGCCTGCCCATCGGGGAGGTCGGCGTCGGAGGTAGAGATCGAAGTGCTCTTCCATGACGCCGACGGTTACGTCTACGACGACGATGGCTGCTGCACGGCGTCATTGCTCGGCTGCGGCGGCGAGGACTTGGAGTCGGGCGGGGCGACGGCAAGGCTGCTTCGCTCGCCGTCGCCGGGCATGGAGTTCGTGGAGCGTGACGGCAAGGGGGAGCCCAAGTGGAGCGAGATGGAGCGAGTGAGGTTTGGCCGCTCGTGCTCGTCGCCTGGGAAGGCTGGTGAGCTCTTTTCACTTCGCCGATGCAAgtagtgaaattttagaagagtTTGTTCTGTTTTTGGTCGGGGctttgctacacctacgtaattaTGCTAGGTAATGTTACATAAAAACTACATGCCTCACTTGATAAATCACCAAACGGTCAATTGGTTAGGGAGATCAAGAACTACATGCTGCAGAGGGAGTTTAAACCAGTGAAGATCATGAGATCACAGAACATGGTCTCACATTGTCTTGCTAATTATGCCCGAACGGCTCGTAGCACCGCTTGTTAGTTGCAACGGCCACCCCCCTTCATTCATAATCTTGTATTAGCGGATTGTAAGCATGTTACTTTGGAATAAACTTTTTTTAAACCCGTAAAAAAATGTTACGTAAAAACTGATATGGGATGATTTGATTGGAAGGGGAAAATAGCCCGGCCCCGCCCCATGAAAATCGGGGGGAGAGATAAATAGATTAGGATAAGTACGTAGGTGTAGGATTATTGTTTTGGTCGTATGGGAAAAAAAAGTGAAGCAACCAACTAGCCAAAAAAAAACAGTTCGCATGCATTTCAAAATTAAACTCTGATAATAAATCAGACCAATCAAATGTGTGTTGTATGATAAAATTTATGCCGTTGAATTCGTATTTAACAGAAATTTTCATCGGCATAATTTCTGTCACAAATATATATTATTGATCTAATTCATGGTAAGGTCGGATTTCGGTTAAGGTGACTTTTAATCTTGCCACGTGTGGGATGATAGCTCATGTGGacgagaaaagaaagaaaaacaaatgcAGTATATAAAGAGTAGATACAATAGGAAGTTGGATAAACAGAAAGTGCAATAGAACGTCGACGAAACATGCACTAGAATTGAGCACCCAAAAAAAAAGTAGTCTCACCCAGCCTGCCTGCCGACTCCAATGTCCAATCCCGCGGCTTCCGCACACGTTGGCGAGGCTGAGCTCTTCACGAAGGTAGGAGTTTTCGATAAAGGATGGATTTTATTAGCTCAtaatgaagcatcaagaggatacaaacacaataagcacacacccggcctctgcataactaggattcACGAAGGTAGGAGTATATTGCTAGCTGAATTTAGTCACAGATGCGTACGTATACATGTACTTTCTTTAGATTCAGGCTGCGTAGATGAATGGATTGTCGAATTGTTCGTGCGGTCGTGCTATGGGCTGTTTGTTGTTGGAGCCTGCAGCCCTGCGCACCAACTGTTTGCTGGTATGCTTCAACGTGGGCTGTGCTTACAGTGCTTTAAACAAAGATAGTAACATTCTTCACAGGAAAGAGAGATAAGGATGATGCAGAGTCCAGCCTTCGAGTGGGAGATGGGCTGGGGAGGAACCGATTGAGAGGACGGGGCTGTTTAACCTCTTTGTCGGGAAAAAAAAGCCAAGAAACACTAAAACTAGAAACACTGTCCTAGTTTCTATAAGGCAAATAATACTGAATACCATGCCCAGGGATCAATCGTTAGTCTTTGCAAGCTCTCTACATTACATATGGCTCCATGAATTTTGAAGGGTTAAAATGAAGATCGTGGTATTGATATCTTTCTTTATATGTAGTGGAATATTGAGATAAAAATATTGAATGGGTTCTCAAGAAAATAGCCATATTTTTTTTGTTTAATTTATCTCTGTATATTGCTTGCATCTCTTTATGAGCTCATATTACTCTGTAGGTGAAAATGAGTCTGCTAGTTCGGCGGAAGGGCCTGTTTTGGTCAATCAAAACAGCAATCCTAAAAGATCCATCAGTCGTTCTTCTAGCCATGGGATCAGAATAGCATTGGATAGGTATTCTTCGTCAACTGCAACTCCTATGACTCCAGTCTCAAGTATAAACACTAAGAAATATAAAAACTATTGACACATAGAAATTTCTTACACATTTTTTTACGTGTTTTCTTACACATATGAATCTGCAGCTGTGAAAGAAACTCAAGTAGCAATCTCAATGAAAAAGATATCAAACAGGTATGATGCAGACAGTCTTAACACATGATTACTAATAGCTTAGAACTGTGTATTTACATGCTTTTAATTTCTTAGGCGATAATGTTCAGTGCCTCTTTGAACAAGCTCTCATTAAGCCAAGACGAAGCAACTGAATACACACACTTGATCCTAGAAGAAATCCAAACAGGCCAGGGACTAGCAAAGGTGATCTACTAGCACCAGCCAGTATTTTATAATCACTGACTCTGTTTCTTCATATTGATAATATAAATCCAATTTATTGTCCTCGCAAAATCCTCAAACATGCAGCTGAGCGGAACAAGAAAGGGGACACTGAATGATCTCCAACCAACTTGCTGGTCAACACCTATACCAACCAAACACATACAATGTATGACATCGACAGCAATTGTCTTCTTTCGTGCTCACTGGAGACGAATATGGGTAATTGTCATCTGGCTTGTAGCATGTGCTGCACTCTTCACTTGGAAGTTCATGCAGTATCGCCAGCGATTGGCATTTGAGGTCATGGGATACTGCCTGCCAACTGCCAAGGGCGCTGCAGAGACTCTTAAGTTTAACATGGCCATTGTGCTCCTACCTGTATGCCGTAACACTATCACTTGGCTTAGGAGAAGCCGTAGCATCAACTCTGTCATTCCATTTAATGACAATATTAACTTCCACAAGGTGTGATCTATTGCCATATgtaatgtgcattgcatttgcatggcTTGTATACTCCAATTGCTCCGAGCATAATATTCATATTCCAGTTTAGCTTGTTGCTGCAGGAATTGTGATCGGCATAATCCTCCATGGTGGTACTCACCTATCATGTGACATCCCAAGGATTGCAATGGCAGATAAGACCATTTTTGGGCGCACAATTGCTCGTGACTTTGGCTATCACCAGCCATCATACATGGAGATAGTGACATCAATCGAGGGGACAACTGGTATAGCCATGGTAGTGCTCATGCTGATTGCTTTCCTGCTTGCCAGTAGGCCTTCAAGAAGAAATCCAGGATCACTCCCACCTCTGGTCAGACAGATGGCGGGATTCAATGCTTTCTGGTACTCACATCATCTGTTCATTGTTGTCTACGTTCTGCTCATCGTGCATTCCATGTTCCTCTTCCTAGCAAAAGATGTATCAGAGAAGACGG
Proteins encoded in this window:
- the LOC123189429 gene encoding uncharacterized protein, whose amino-acid sequence is MSEAHDEFLQVPIMSSEGPVMIQFVSNPSIAGSSDALSASLSACPSGRSASEVEIEVLFHDADGYVYDDDGCCTASLLGCGGEDLESGGATARLLRSPSPGMEFVERDGKGEPKWSEMERVRFGRSCSSPGKAGELFSLRRCK